A region of the Arenibacter antarcticus genome:
TTAAAACCTACCTTTTAGATACCGAAGAGCAGGAAAACAGAACAGATAAATACCTTAGCGAGGCACTTTTACCCGCCCTCAAGAAACTGAATATTAAAAACGTGGGCGTTTTTAAACCTAGGACCATCGACTCTTTAAACCCTAGGAGCATTAATGTCTTGATTCCTATGAGAAACATACAACAGTTAGAGACTTTGGAATCCAAACTGCAAAAAGATAACGTCTATATGGCATCTGCTAAGGATTTCTTGGATGCACACTATAAAAATCCTCCCTATAGTAGGGTGGAATCGATTCTTTTGAAAGCTTTTGTAGACATGCCCAAAATGAAATCTCCTCCCTTAACGGGACCACGTAAAGACCGTATTTACGAACTGAGAAGCTATGAATCTGCAACCGAAGCCAAATACATCAACAAAGTAGCCATGTTCAACAAAGGTGGGGAGGTAACACTCTTTGATGACTTAGGCTTTAATGCCGTTTTCTATGGTGAGGTATTGTCCGGGGCCAATATGCCCAATCTTATGTACATGACTACCTTTGAAAATCAGGCCAGTAGGGATGCACATTGGAAATCATTTTCTGATTCCCCAGTATGGAACAAATTAAAGGTGGACCCAATCTACCAAAACAACGTTTCTAAAAACGTTACCCGTTTTTTCTACCCAACGGAATATTCAGATTATTGATTATAACTCCGCTGTGTTTCCATACCCTGGAAATAAAGGATAAAAAATCATATCGGGGATAATATGATTTTTATATAAAATAGGCCGTGATTAAGTTTCACGGCCTACTTCTTTCACTTAATATCGACTACCCCTTTTATCCGAAACAACCATTACTACCACTATTACTCCAAAAAATATTCCACCAATTGCCGTTGCTCGTCCTCCACGCTTATGTCAGGAAATTTTTTTCCTGCCATTCTGTACCAATAACCCGCATTAAATTTATCTCCTTCTTTTCTATGTAAATACGCATGGATCCAGCTCCCATTGTTATTATGCATGTCTTGCGCAATATTATGGGACGACTCCCAATCTCCCTTAACATCGAACCACATGGCCTTCAAAGCTCCGGGCCAAGGTGGCGGTGGCAATTGTTGTAAAAGGGTTTCTTCAAATTCCTTATAACTTTTTGGAATGGACATTGTTATTGTTTTAAATGAGATAACCTATGCTACCGTATTGGATAGGGTTCCAATAGAATCTACCGTAATGTTAATAACATCGCCGTGATCTAGGGTAAAAGTATCTGGTGGTACTACACCGGTCCCCGTCATTAGAAGACTACCGTACGGAAAAGACATTTCACGATAAAGATAGTGAACAAGATCACTAGGTTTCCTTTTCATTTGCCCCACTTCTGTCTCACCCTCGAAAACAGTATTCCCCTTACGAACAATTTTAATTTTGATCTTTGTATCCATTGATATAGCTTCCTTGGTCAACCAAACACAAGGTCCTACTGCCGCTGCTCCATCGTAACTCTTGGCTTGTGGGAGATATAAGGGATTCTCTCCTTCAATATCTCTAGAACTCATGTCATTACCAATGGTATAGCCTATTATTTTTGCATTAGGGGTGATTACTAGGGTTAGTTCAGGTTCAGGGACATTCCATTTGGAATCTTTTCTTATCCGCACCTGTTCCCCATGGCCTACCGCACGATAAGGAGCACTTTTAAAAAATAGTTCCGGTCTTTCTGAATGGTAAACACGGTCATAGAAATCGCCGCCACCGGCATCCTTAGACTCTTCTATTCGGGCCTCCCTACTACTGTAATAAGTAACCCCAGAGGCCCAAATTTCTTGGCGCCCTACAGGTGGCATCAAGTTACCATCTATCAATGAAGCACTATCTTCAATAGGATGTAGGTCGTAAATTAAGCTAAGGCTATTGTTATAAATGTCATCGTCCATAATAAACGAATCCCATTCCTTATCGGTAAGGTAAAATTTAGAGTCATTTTCAATAATAACCCCTTGGTTGGTTTTAAAAATTTTCATCTCCTTTATATTAATAAACTAATTATGGTTAAAACTATCATTGAAGAACCCCCCAAAATGACAGATCCCAAACTATGGGTCCTATAACCCTGATTTACCTTCATATCACTTAATTGGGTTACCACCCAAAAAAAACTATCATTGGCATGGGACACCACCGAAGCTCCCGCACCAATGGCAATTACTGCCAATGCTTTTGAAACCTCGGTATCAAAACCCATTGCAGGCATTAAAGGAGCAACAATAGACGCAGTTGTAATTATGGCTACCGTAGAAGAACCCTGGGCAGTTTTAATACCGGCCGCTATAAGGAAAGGAAGCCAGATCCCTAGATTTCCATTAGTAACGTTGGATTCCAACAATGAACTTATGTCCGAGGTCTGCAAAACTTTTCCAAAAGCTCCGCCTGCCCCGGTAATTAAAATAATAATGGCTGCCGAAGTAAGTGCCTCCCCGATCCAACCTGTAGTACTCAACATTTCCTTATCCCATTTTTCGGGTAATGTAAAGGACAGGACCATTCCGATCAATAAGGCTACCACAGGATTCCCTATAAAACCAATTACCAACTTAAAAGTTCCCTCCCCGAAAGGAAGGGTCGGGTACTCGGCAAAGGATCTCAATACAATTAGAACAATAGGAACAACAATGGGAATAAAGGATTTAAGGACCGATGGCGCATTTTTCAATTGGGCATTTACCTGCTCCTCGGTTATCTTAGGTGCGGGATCAATAAATATCTTAGAACCTATTTTTTTCGCAAAGAAAATACAAACCAATAAAGCTGGGATACTGGTCATTAACCCAAAGAGAATTACCTGACCGAGATCGGCACCTATAATTCCCGCTGCAGCAATAGGTCCTGGAGTTGGGGGTACCATGGTGTGCGAGGCCAATAATCCCAAGGATAAGGCCACAGTGGTTCCCGCTAAGGAAAGTTTGGCTTTTTTGGCAAGTGCTCTATTTAATGGGGAGACTATAATAAAACCGCTGTCTGCAAAGACAGGTATGGATATAAAATAACCAATAAAACCCATTGCCATATGAACACGTTTGGGACCAATAATCCGTAGAACAAGATTGGCCAAAGCATAGGCTCCACCCGATTTTTCTAGGAAAGTCCCAATGATTAATCCGGCAATAATTATAATACCAATACTTCCTATGGTAGCACCAAACCCCTCATTAATTGTTTTAATAAGCTCCTCCAAAGGAAGTCCGGAAAAAATTCCAAATATCAAACTGGCAGCCAATAATGCTAAAAATGGATGCAGCTTAAATCGGGTAGAGGCTACAATAATGAAAACAATACAGATTAACAGTAGTAGGATGGTATACATAAATATTATTTCGAGTATTTTTTTTTAAACTTCATAACCTCCCTAAACTTTCTGTGACAAAAATTGAATATCTACATTCTAAACGGATGGCAAAATTATAGCATGCCTATGAAATCGGTCTCCGAAATAATGGGTACTCCCAAACTTTCGGCCTTGGTTCGTTTACTGGGTCCCATATTGTCTCCCGCAACAAGATAAGAAGTTTTTGAAGAAATACTGGAACCTACCTTGCCTCCGTTATCCTCAATTAATTTCTTAAGCTCATCCCTACTTACATTTTCAAAAACTCCAGAGACTACAAAAGTCTTCCCATTAAAGAGGTCTGTCTGGTTGAGAAGTTTGTCTGCTGAGACCTCAAGTTGTACTCCCTCCACCTTTAGTCTCGAAATAATCTCCAAATTGATTTCGTTTTGAAAAAAATTAACTACACTCTCTGCAATACGTTGTCCAATTTCGTCCACTTGCATCAATTCCTCTACCGTGGTGTGCTGCAGTGCTTCTATACTCTTATAGGCTTTTGCTAATTTTTTAGCGACGGTTTCCCCAACAAACCTGATCCCCAGAGCAAACAACACCCGTTCAAATGGAATATTGACAGAATCTGCGACTCCCTTTATTAAATTCTCTGCCGATTTTTCTGCCATTCGCTCTAAGGGTAACAACTGTTCCTTAGTTAAGCCATACAGATCGGCATAATTCCGGATCAGACCCTCCCTAAAAAGCAACTCCACTGTTTCACCACCCAACCCTTCAATATCCATGGCCTTACGGGAAATAAAATGCTGTATACGACCTGTAATCTGGGGTGGACACCCATATTCGTTGGGACAATAATGCTTGGCATCCCCTTCGTTGCGTTCCAATTGTGTTCCACATTCCGGGCATCGGTCAATATAAATTGTAGGTTGGGACGTTATAGGTCTTTGAGTAAAATCGACCCCTATTATTTTTGGGATGATTTCTCCTCCCTTTTCTACAAAAACGGTATCTCCTACTCTGATATCTAGCTTTTCAATTTGGTCTGCATTGTGCAATGAGGCGCGTTTTACTGTAGTACCTGCTAATAAAACGGGCTCAAGATTAGCTACTGGTGTAATGGCTCCTGTACGACCAACCTGATAGGAAATCTCATTCAAAACAGTTGAAACCTGTTCTGCCTTAAATTTATAGGCCATTGCCCATCTTGGTGATTTGGAAGTATAGCCCAGTTCTTCTTGGTATTGAATACTGTTTACCTTAACCACAACTCCATCTGTTTCATAAGGGAGTTGGTGCCTGTGCACATCCCAATACTCCACGAATTGAAGTACTTCATCGGTGTTTTTACAAAGCTTGGCTACTGTTGGGACTTTAAATCCCCAGTTCCTTGCTTTTTCTAACATTTGGAATTGTGATTCCAATCCTAGGTCAGTCCCCACAATACTGTATAAAAGGCAATCCAAAGGTCGTTCTGCTACCAATGCGCTATCCTGCAATTTTAAACTCCCCGCAGCGGTATTTCTCGGATTCATATAGGGCTCCTCTCCGTTTTCGATCCGCTCTCTATTCATTTGGGCAAAGCCTTCAAAGGGTAACACTATTTCTCCCCGAATGTCGAATTTCAGTGGATAATCCCCCTGCAACTGTAATGGTATTGATCTGATGGTCTTAACATTGTTGGTAACATCATCCCCCTGAAATCCATCTCCCCTTGTTAGGCCCCTAACCAAATTTCCATTTTCATAGGTAAGACTGATGGAGGCACCATCGTATTTAAGTTCACAGGTGAATTCCACCGTTACATCACCCAATATTTTTTGGATCCTTTTTTCCCAGTCTTCCAAATCTTCCTTGGAATAGGAATTGTCCAAAGAATACATTCGACGTTCGTGTGCCAACGTTTCAAAATTCTTAGTAATGGCGCCTCCTACCCTTAAGGTTGGGGAATTGGAGTCGTTATATTCGGGGTGCCTATCCTCCAACGCCTGCAACTCCTTCAATTTCATATCAAAATCATAGTCGGTTATGGTAGCATTGTCCAACACATAATAATTATAATTATGCTGATGTAATTCTCTTCGCAGTTTTTCTATTTGCTGTTTAATCTCCATCTATAGTTGTTCCTTTTTTATCCATTTTGGCAATGGCTGTGGCTGATAGTTTCTCATTTTGGTCAAAAGTCCTTCAATAGATTCATCTACCAGTAACATATCGTAATTTTCCTGTTTT
Encoded here:
- a CDS encoding GntP family permease, translated to MYTILLLLICIVFIIVASTRFKLHPFLALLAASLIFGIFSGLPLEELIKTINEGFGATIGSIGIIIIAGLIIGTFLEKSGGAYALANLVLRIIGPKRVHMAMGFIGYFISIPVFADSGFIIVSPLNRALAKKAKLSLAGTTVALSLGLLASHTMVPPTPGPIAAAGIIGADLGQVILFGLMTSIPALLVCIFFAKKIGSKIFIDPAPKITEEQVNAQLKNAPSVLKSFIPIVVPIVLIVLRSFAEYPTLPFGEGTFKLVIGFIGNPVVALLIGMVLSFTLPEKWDKEMLSTTGWIGEALTSAAIIILITGAGGAFGKVLQTSDISSLLESNVTNGNLGIWLPFLIAAGIKTAQGSSTVAIITTASIVAPLMPAMGFDTEVSKALAVIAIGAGASVVSHANDSFFWVVTQLSDMKVNQGYRTHSLGSVILGGSSMIVLTIISLLI
- the ligA gene encoding NAD-dependent DNA ligase LigA, which translates into the protein MEIKQQIEKLRRELHQHNYNYYVLDNATITDYDFDMKLKELQALEDRHPEYNDSNSPTLRVGGAITKNFETLAHERRMYSLDNSYSKEDLEDWEKRIQKILGDVTVEFTCELKYDGASISLTYENGNLVRGLTRGDGFQGDDVTNNVKTIRSIPLQLQGDYPLKFDIRGEIVLPFEGFAQMNRERIENGEEPYMNPRNTAAGSLKLQDSALVAERPLDCLLYSIVGTDLGLESQFQMLEKARNWGFKVPTVAKLCKNTDEVLQFVEYWDVHRHQLPYETDGVVVKVNSIQYQEELGYTSKSPRWAMAYKFKAEQVSTVLNEISYQVGRTGAITPVANLEPVLLAGTTVKRASLHNADQIEKLDIRVGDTVFVEKGGEIIPKIIGVDFTQRPITSQPTIYIDRCPECGTQLERNEGDAKHYCPNEYGCPPQITGRIQHFISRKAMDIEGLGGETVELLFREGLIRNYADLYGLTKEQLLPLERMAEKSAENLIKGVADSVNIPFERVLFALGIRFVGETVAKKLAKAYKSIEALQHTTVEELMQVDEIGQRIAESVVNFFQNEINLEIISRLKVEGVQLEVSADKLLNQTDLFNGKTFVVSGVFENVSRDELKKLIEDNGGKVGSSISSKTSYLVAGDNMGPSKRTKAESLGVPIISETDFIGML
- a CDS encoding fumarylacetoacetate hydrolase family protein, which encodes MKIFKTNQGVIIENDSKFYLTDKEWDSFIMDDDIYNNSLSLIYDLHPIEDSASLIDGNLMPPVGRQEIWASGVTYYSSREARIEESKDAGGGDFYDRVYHSERPELFFKSAPYRAVGHGEQVRIRKDSKWNVPEPELTLVITPNAKIIGYTIGNDMSSRDIEGENPLYLPQAKSYDGAAAVGPCVWLTKEAISMDTKIKIKIVRKGNTVFEGETEVGQMKRKPSDLVHYLYREMSFPYGSLLMTGTGVVPPDTFTLDHGDVINITVDSIGTLSNTVA
- a CDS encoding NIPSNAP family protein — encoded protein: MHKVLYLPILLLLFSISTWGQAQQREYYQLKTYLLDTEEQENRTDKYLSEALLPALKKLNIKNVGVFKPRTIDSLNPRSINVLIPMRNIQQLETLESKLQKDNVYMASAKDFLDAHYKNPPYSRVESILLKAFVDMPKMKSPPLTGPRKDRIYELRSYESATEAKYINKVAMFNKGGEVTLFDDLGFNAVFYGEVLSGANMPNLMYMTTFENQASRDAHWKSFSDSPVWNKLKVDPIYQNNVSKNVTRFFYPTEYSDY